In bacterium, the DNA window TTTGATGAGGGGAAGTTCCTTGGTATGGATAAACTTCCTGGAATTAAACTTAATGAAGTGGCTATGCATTTGGCCACAAAACTGGTAGCCTATGATGCTATGAGTGCCTTCAGGGCGAATGTGGGGGAGAATATCTTGGTCATAATCTGGCTACTATCTATGAGAAATTCTTCAATGTTCAGTCCTTAGTGAAGCTTCGAGGAGATCGTATTCGGGTAACTATCTATGGTCATCCAAGAGAAGATGAAATTGCCCCCATGTACCATAAATTAGAAGAGAAACTTAAAAGTAAAGGAGTTAACCCCAAAGTCTCCTGGCTGAACAACCACTCCTTAGACTTTCAGTTCAAGTGACCAGGGAAAAAAGTGGGAATAACTATCGGTTCGAAATAGGTGGTAGTCTATTTTCAGGAGAACCTAACATTTTGTATGTCTTTAAATAAAAAAGGGTTAAGGGGGTAAGAGAGAAAAAATTATTTTTTTCTCTTTCCCTTAACCCTTTTTCTTTTGTCATAGTGAGTTTAAACAGCGCTCTTTAAAGCTTCACCAGCCTTGAAAACTGGTACTTTCTTTGCCGCAATCTTAAGTGGAGCACCAGTGCGTGGATTTCTACCTTCTCTTGCAGAACGCTTTTTAACTGAGAAGCTCCCAAATCCAATCAACTGCACCTTATCTCCGTCTGCTAAAGCG includes these proteins:
- a CDS encoding HU family DNA-binding protein, coding for MTKADLVNAVAEIGLTKKKAAEAVEAVLNGIKDALADGDKVQLIGFGSFSVKKRSAREGRNPRTGAPLKIAAKKVPVFKAGEALKSAV